TAGTTACACAAATTCGTTCTCTAGACATTCCCACCTGTGTGGGTTGTTGGGATGAAGATATTGTAGAAGGTTTGAATGCGTGTGACTGTAGTTATCCATCCTTATTAGCTGAGAAACGCGGAAAAATTGCTCATGAGTGGACAAATAACGAAATACATCCAGAACACCGGGAATTTTTCGCCCAACTACCCCACAGTTTACGAGAGGAAAATTTAGCCTTCGTTCATGGTAGCCCTCACAGTAACCACGAGTATTTATTACCAGAACTTGATGCCTTTGCTGCCTTAGAGCGAGTACTTTCCACAGATGCAGATGTACTTTTTTGTGGACATACCCATGTGCCTTATGTACGTAATTTAGACGGAGGTAGTTTAAAAATTCGTGTCCAAGGGCAGGAAAAAGTAGCAACAGAAAAGAGCTTTAATGCTTCCCTAAAGAGGATTGTGAATGTTGGTTCTGTAGGCGAACCCCGACATGGGCGACCCAATGCCACTTATGTAATTTACGACACAGACAACCAAAAAGTAAATCTGAGGGAAGTACCTTACGACTATGAGAAAACTTGTGCCGCAATCATTGAAAAAGGTTTACCAAAAATATTTGCGTGGCGTTTAGCCCAGGGTTTGGAATTTGCGGAAAGGGCTGATGACCCCACCCATGTTTGTACTCGGTAATGGGGAGTAGGGAATTAGTAATCCAAAATCTAAAATCTAAAATCTAAAATCTAAAATCTAAAATTTGTATGAATAGGTGGGCAATTTTAAGCGGAATTGAAGGTAATTTGGCGGCTTATGAAGCTGTAATGGCGGATATTAAGCGTCAGAATAATGTGGAGGCTTTATATATTTTGGGCGATTTAGTCGGACCCCGGCGCGAAACTGAACAGTTAGTCAAACGAGTGCTGAACCCCCGAAGTGGAGAACTAGAACCACTGATTTGTAAAGGTTGGTGGGAAGAACAGTGTTTTATTCTCCACGGACTGGGGGGAACTGGCGAACCTACAGAATTGATGGCGAAATATGGGGGAGAAACAGTTAAATTGCTGTGGGAGTGCGTTTCCCGTCCGATGGCACAATGGTTAATGACACTCGACTTTGGTTTTTTTGAACTAGATTCTTTGTTAATTCACGGGACAACAGTAGGAATTGACGAGGAACTTACCCCAGACACACCCCCGATTCAAATGCTAGACCGCTTATCACGAATGCAAGCCAATAACTTATTTTGTGGTCGTTCTGGTTTGGCTTTTCAATATCAGCTACAAGCAGGGTCAATTACTACCGGAGTCACAACCCTAGATAGTCCAGCATCTCCCAAAACTGTAGAAATTTCGGCGCGTCAGGTTATCGGGGTGGGTAATGTTGGCAGAAAGCCAGGGGAAGCAGTTTATACTCTCTATCATCCAGGGACGAATCATGTAGAGTTTAAAACTGTTCGTTATGGTGTGAGTCAAGGTTTTCAGTCCTAGTCAGATGTCACACCGGAAATAGTTACTAGCTGATAAACAACTAGCCTTATACTAAATTAATATAGGACTACTATTTGACTTTTGAACAGACACGTAGGGTGTGTTAGCGGTAGCGTAACGCACCAAAGCCTTAATAATGGTGCGTTACGGACTTCATCCTAACGCACCCTACAATACTACAATACTTAATTTTTTCATAAATCAAACCGGATTCCTATATGAAGCTGCATGGAATAAAATATCCAGAATAATTGAACGCAGATGGACACAGATGGACGCAGATAAAGATGGATTAATCAAGGAATGTCAGGATGATGTGCAGCTTCACATAAAATTGGTATTAATTATTTAAATTTATCTAACTTGTTGGCGCAACCTTCCAAAACCATATCGCCCCGGATGAAAAGTGCTGAGTAAGGATGTAAGTTGTCTGACATTCCATCGCTACAGCTATCGACTTTTTTGATAATTAACATACTGTTTGCTTTGTCACCCAGTCGATACACTCGCACTGTATCTGGGGTGCGTCCATCAGCCCCCAATGGTTTGACAGAGGGGAAAGTTTGCTTTTCGTCAGTTCCTAATGAAGAATAGACAATTTCAGTTTGGGTAACATCGACACTCCAAAATGGTTCAGTACCATAAGCCCGAAATTCTAGATTGTCGGTAGTAGGATTGCTGGAAATTACTGGATTATTGTCATTATTGGTGCTGTTAGCTGGTACGCAACTACTCAGTCCTAATAAAAGAGTGCAAAAGATGAAAGTTTTCATGAAATCAACAATGTATAACAACTAATACACTTTACCTACAATTACGGAAGCCGTCAGGTAGAATTTCTGAGAATTACCGTGGCTTCAGCCTGTGGAGTGTCAAAATATGAGATGTAACGTTTATTTGCAAAGTCAGTTATGCCGAAAGCAATTTGGAATGGTACTGTGTTAGCCGAAAGCGATAACACAATTGTGGTCGAAGGTAACCATTATTTCCCAACCGACGCTATCAATAAGGAATACTTCCAAGAAAGTAATACTCATAGTACTTGTCCTTGGAAAGGTGTTGCTAGCTACTACAGTATCGAAGTTGATGGACAGACCAACCAAGATGCAGCCTGGTACTATCCTAGTGCCAAAGAGAAGGCTAAAAATATTGAAGGCTATGTCGCTTTCTGGAAAGGTGTGAAAGTCGAAGCTTAGTTTGTAGTTGACCTTTGTAAAAATTTCGACTTTTAACTGCTGGTTTTTACGGTTCTAATTTAAAAGACAATGTAGCAAAATATATGGTGTCTGACGGGTATGAGGTACTATATATTTTGCTCAGTTTTTTGAATGCAAGAAATAAACTCTGCTAATTTTGCGCGATCGCCTCCGTTGCGTGAGCAGAATTATTATTTGCTTGCTCCTCAAAAGCCAGAAGACCATAAAAAAATTAAAAATTGTTTGAATGGAGGTTTTATTTAAAAGATGAATCCCAAACCCAAGTTAGAAATTAGGCAGAAAAAAACATTTCCTTTATTCCTGCTAGCCTCAAGTACTTTTGGACTTTTTAGAGCTTATTCAACTGGATTCTCAGAAGGATTTTCTCTCATGGTGATTCTGAGTTTAATAGCTTTCATTGTATGTCTTTTAGCACTAATATTTCCCGCAATTGTGATCACTCCAAATGATATTCGGGTGATGATTTTGTGGGGAATAACAATAAAAGTTTATCCCTATTATCCTGAAGAAATTTCTATCAGAAATGACAATATTTATATTAATGATAAACAAATTGTTTCAATTGCGTTAATGGATATTACTATTAGAGAGTTAAGAGAATTTTTCGAGGATGTCTGATAGAGTAGCGCTGAATGCAAAACACACACTCAGCGAATGCTATCTTGATGGGACAAAATACAGCACTTTGCAAGTAAATGAAGTGCAGATTTTAATATTATATATAAATTTTGTGGGGGAGGGAATCTTTGCCCTCCCTTGAGTACTTTGATCAGATGAAATGTGCTGTAGATCAAGTTGAGGTAAGAGTTTACAGCTTAATGAGATGTTGCTTTATCAGGTACATTACCAATAATCTCCTCAAGAGTTTTTAATAATTGTTGCTCGTTATAAGGTTTAGAAAAATACGCCTGCGCTCCTAATTGCATGGCTAATTCTCGATGTTTATTACTACTACGAGAAGTCAGCATAGTAACTGGGATATGTTTCATATCCATGCTGGAATTAATCCATCCTAAGAAGCCATAACCATCAAGGCGAGGCATTTCAATATCACAAATTACGGCGGCAACTTTCAAACCACTTTCTAGTTTTTCTAAAGCATCTTGACCATCTTTGGCTTGTTCTACTTCATATCCTCCTTTTTCGAGAGTCAAAGCTAAGAAGCGGCGAACATTTATTGAGTCATCGATGATTAAAATTGTACCTTTGTGATTAGCAGGTGTCGCTGATATTTTGTGATTATCAAAGAAAAGAAAAGGAGTTTTTAATCT
This Nodularia sp. LEGE 06071 DNA region includes the following protein-coding sequences:
- a CDS encoding metallophosphoesterase family protein, producing the protein MKIAVMSCIHGNYEALDAVLLDIDQQKADKIFCLGDLVGYGPHPNEVVTQIRSLDIPTCVGCWDEDIVEGLNACDCSYPSLLAEKRGKIAHEWTNNEIHPEHREFFAQLPHSLREENLAFVHGSPHSNHEYLLPELDAFAALERVLSTDADVLFCGHTHVPYVRNLDGGSLKIRVQGQEKVATEKSFNASLKRIVNVGSVGEPRHGRPNATYVIYDTDNQKVNLREVPYDYEKTCAAIIEKGLPKIFAWRLAQGLEFAERADDPTHVCTR
- a CDS encoding metallophosphatase, producing the protein MNRWAILSGIEGNLAAYEAVMADIKRQNNVEALYILGDLVGPRRETEQLVKRVLNPRSGELEPLICKGWWEEQCFILHGLGGTGEPTELMAKYGGETVKLLWECVSRPMAQWLMTLDFGFFELDSLLIHGTTVGIDEELTPDTPPIQMLDRLSRMQANNLFCGRSGLAFQYQLQAGSITTGVTTLDSPASPKTVEISARQVIGVGNVGRKPGEAVYTLYHPGTNHVEFKTVRYGVSQGFQS
- a CDS encoding COG3650 family protein, which translates into the protein MKTFIFCTLLLGLSSCVPANSTNNDNNPVISSNPTTDNLEFRAYGTEPFWSVDVTQTEIVYSSLGTDEKQTFPSVKPLGADGRTPDTVRVYRLGDKANSMLIIKKVDSCSDGMSDNLHPYSALFIRGDMVLEGCANKLDKFK
- a CDS encoding DUF427 domain-containing protein is translated as MPKAIWNGTVLAESDNTIVVEGNHYFPTDAINKEYFQESNTHSTCPWKGVASYYSIEVDGQTNQDAAWYYPSAKEKAKNIEGYVAFWKGVKVEA